A genomic segment from Nicotiana tabacum cultivar K326 chromosome 7, ASM71507v2, whole genome shotgun sequence encodes:
- the LOC142162377 gene encoding uncharacterized protein LOC142162377 has protein sequence METRPHIYWTPCAAHCIDLLLEDIRKLQMHQDPLKKAKEVVRFIYGHTWVLDLMRSFANNHELLRPAVTLFAIAYLTLQSIQKQKQALRSTWAKKHEGVKTRAIVLFDQKFWPYIAYCKVLPL, from the coding sequence ATGGAAACTAGACCTCATATTTATTGGACTCCATGTGCAGCGCATTGCATTGACCTGTTATTAGAAGACATAAGAAAATTGCAAATGCATCAAGACCCACTTAAAAAAGCAAAAGAAGTGGTGAGATTTATTTATGGACATACGTGGGTGTTAGATTTAATGAGATCATTTGCAAATAATCATGAACTTCTTCGTCCTGCTGTTACTCTCTTTGCTATAGCATATCTCACACTTCAAAGCATTCAAAAGCAAAAACAAGCTCTTAGATCTACTTGGGCTAAGAAACACGAGGGGGTGAAAACGAGAGCCATAGTTCTGTTTGATCAAAAGTTTTGGCCATATATTGCTTATTGTAAAGTGTTGCCCCTTTAG
- the LOC107805399 gene encoding F-box protein At4g00755-like isoform X1: MRLNDPADVVRAGSVSHLWLQFVVTNGLSKQLCLRMFPQLSRISHIRELDLGIAEGKDVKSSNSSWETLKRDHNVYASLLQAIETSSSCPSDCIDYEVSASSTDDYPVSVWNTLVPTDRNQNQPSYWSSIGDSDPNAPETLIYKLKADLCVITEINIQPLEGPKCSISIRTPQILKRCEASPALAP, translated from the exons ATGCGTTTGAATGATCCAGCTGATGTGGTCCGTGCTGGTTCCGTTTCACACCTTTGGCTCCAATTTG TGGTTACTAATGGACTTTCCAAGCAACTGTGTCTGAGAATGTTTCCGCAGCTTTCTAGAATTTCACATATAAGAGAACTAGATTTGGGAATAGCAGAAGGAAAAGATGTAAAATCTAGCAATTCTAGTTGGGAGACTCTAAAAAGGGACCATAatgtttatgcttctctacttCAAGCTATTGAAACATCAAGCTCATGCCCAAGTGATTGCATAGATTATGAAGTCAGCGCTTCAAGTACGGACGATTATCCAGTAAGTGTTTGGAATACTCTGGTTCCAACAGATAGAAACCAAAATCAACCTTCATACTGGTCAAGCATAGGGGACAGTGATCCCAACGCCCCGGAAACACTAATTTACAAATTGAAAGCTGATCTTTGCGTCATCACTGAAATTAATATACAACCTTTGGAAG GGCCAAAATGTTCGATTTCGATTAGGACACCCCAAATCCTCAAGAGATGTGAGGCGTCTCCTGCACTGGCACCCTGA
- the LOC107805399 gene encoding F-box protein At4g00755-like isoform X2, with translation MRLNDPADVVRAGSVSHLWLQFVVTNGLSKQLCLRMFPQLSRISHIRELDLGIAEGKDVKSSNSSWETLKRDHNVYASLLQAIETSSSCPSDCIDYEVSASSTDDYPVSVWNTLVPTDRNQNQPSYWSSIGDSDPNAPETLIYKLKADLCVITEINIQPLEGRAKMFDFD, from the exons ATGCGTTTGAATGATCCAGCTGATGTGGTCCGTGCTGGTTCCGTTTCACACCTTTGGCTCCAATTTG TGGTTACTAATGGACTTTCCAAGCAACTGTGTCTGAGAATGTTTCCGCAGCTTTCTAGAATTTCACATATAAGAGAACTAGATTTGGGAATAGCAGAAGGAAAAGATGTAAAATCTAGCAATTCTAGTTGGGAGACTCTAAAAAGGGACCATAatgtttatgcttctctacttCAAGCTATTGAAACATCAAGCTCATGCCCAAGTGATTGCATAGATTATGAAGTCAGCGCTTCAAGTACGGACGATTATCCAGTAAGTGTTTGGAATACTCTGGTTCCAACAGATAGAAACCAAAATCAACCTTCATACTGGTCAAGCATAGGGGACAGTGATCCCAACGCCCCGGAAACACTAATTTACAAATTGAAAGCTGATCTTTGCGTCATCACTGAAATTAATATACAACCTTTGGAAG GCAGGGCCAAAATGTTCGATTTCGATTAG